The segment TCTCCACTACAGAATAGCTGTACAACATATTCAAAGACATAGTATAAAGTATAACCTATGCCGGTCGCAGCGCGGATCTCATCAATGCTGAACTCCTCTCCCTCATTAAACATCAGCAGCACCAGAGTCTGGAACAGGGAGACCTGCAGCTCCTTTTTGCCCTGCAGGAGAAAGCGATCATTGTAACTGCAGTTTATcaagctgtctctctctcttcttcatgcCCCATTAGAATATACCAAGCGTTTACCTCTTTAAACTCTGCCTTTAATACAGCGTGACCCAGGGTTGGCTGCCactgcagcttcctcccactgtgctTCCCCAGGTAGAACAGCTTGAACACCTCCTGGAGTTTGACCATCTAACAAAACATAGAGAGATTACATTTGTACCAAGTTGATAATCAACATCACTATCATCAACATACAATGAACACagatatttagttttgactgtttTCCTCAATAACTTGACTTCATGCACAAATAGTCATAAAGATTCTTACCTCTGCGGGCAAGTGGACCTCCATGGGCGTGTATGACGGCCAGTAGCCCATCGTCAGGATGTTAACTGTAAGTTCTATGTTGCTGGGTTCACTCTGGTTCTGCATATACTGAGGAAAAATATGATGTCAGCTACGTATGAAAAATGCATTTAAGCCAGTACAGCagaattaacacacacacactgcacacatggCATCAACCTCTTCAAGCTGCACTTGTTTTCCTCGTACCTGTTTGAACTGGATCATGATGTCTTTGGACAGCTCCATGTCCTTAAACATCCCCTCAAGCTTACTGGTGAATGCTGCTCCGCATTCTGCAACCACATTCAAAATTTTAGTTGAATCTTACAGACAGTACAGGTAATGACAGTTAAGGGTTATGCATCATTAAATACAATAGACCTCATGTAGATCCATTTCCTTAAACTGTCCTTATGaatctgagaaattaaatttttaatTGCAACTTGGTAATAAAAACTATAAGAGATCGGACTAGAGATTTTACCGTGCTTGAGTTTGGAGAGCATGGACTTTTCAGCATCTACAGAAGCACTCTTGCCGACAAGCAGGCGTTTGGCCAAGTCCTTCTTATAAAAAGCTTCAAACACGTCTTTACCTGAAAACAAGCAAACAGATATCAAGAATTCTCCTCAAAGTCTAACAAGCTTCAAAGTGGTTAATTAAAGTAATtgactgagagagaaaacaaagagacatATACATAAACACTGCAGgcactcacacatacagataGAGAAGTGTAACTGACCATGAATGAAACGAAAGATTATCATTATCTTGTCCAGGattctctccagctcctcctctgtaGCCTCCTTGTTCCCTGCTCTTAACTTAGAATCCACATATTTAGCTGGATAGGAAAACAAAAACGCTGTTATCAAGATGCAGAAATCATATCAACCATGTTAAAATATGCAgttctgaagaaaaaaaacagccgtGATGTACAATTTCTTTGTCTGACCTACCAATGAGTTCTGCAGGTTTGTTCGGCCTCTTGTTGATAAAGGTCTCAAAGGCTTCCTTCATGGCGTTGATGAATCCCTCGCTCCTTGTGAAGCAGCTCTGAGCCACGTTGTCCATCTTGTCCTTAAAGTCCAGCAGGTCCTGCACCATGTCCTTGTCTTTCTCTGGAGTGCACACAATCTCTCCACCGAAGGTCTGAGAGCAGAGACCGTTTACAACAAGGTGAATATGATGCATTTCTCAGACAGAGTATGTTTGTTGATCTACAGTATGTGTTTACCTTGATGTAATCCCTCCAGAACTGCAGCAGTGTGGGAAGTCCCCCCTTCACCTTGCTGAAGAGCTGGTAGAGGAGGGCCAGCTCAGTCACACGGTTCTCATCCAGCAGGATGCCAAGACCTGTCACCAAAATGTTACAAATTACTGCATACAttcatttatatgtatatataatacacTGAAAGGAAAAATCCGCtatttcataaataataataaaaatcaaatccATAAGTTGGAAAATGAAAGGATGTTTATAGCTCGACAAGAAGGGTCGATAGCATTGTTTGTTTGGTCAAAGACAGGGGTCGGGTACATTTTAAATCACAACTAGTTCACAGAGAGCCACAAAACAGACGAGTTAAATAAGCCTAGATaagatttaaaacagaaaagcaaattctgcattgtttattttgaaatgattattCCTCTAGCGCAGTTAACTAAATATAGTCCACAttgccacacacaaacacacatgctaatGTTAAGGACTTTCTCAAttcttccacacaaacacataccctTTTGTAGCATTGCAGTCATATGTTCTCCTAAAAGTTGTTTCTCAACACAGCTAATTAGAGGTTTCCTGTGAAATCATAAGAAGAGAATGAGTGGGAGGGTATAAGCAAGCATGTTCAAAAGTCAAATAGATACATAGGTATTTATAAGTTCCTGCACAACAAGCTCTTTACTTAGCATCCCTATTCATCAGTCATTTGTTTCCATTTACTCTCTGAGACTTTGTTTGCACATGAGATGGatgttattatttaatgttaattaaGGAACATAGTAACACAGTTGAAgagtcaattattattattatatatatatattaagaaaGAAACAATTACTGAGTGCTCTGGTCGAGGTAGCTCAAGATACGAtcattctcctcctccaacCGACGAGCCACATGATGCAGATACTCAGGCACCtggacaaatacaaacacacgtaTTCAGTATGTTCGTCAGCTGAAAACACATCCTTGGTATTTTGTGTAATAGGGGTCACTGAGGACTTAATGTGACCACATGACACATAGGTCCATTGAGATTCTCACTCACATCTCTCTCCTGCATCAGCCGCTGTCCCTCTGCTGCGTACAGACGATTGGTCTCAATCAAAAATCTCTCTTCGAAGGAATCTTTGTAAACCTGAACATGAGGATCAGGAGATTAAATGACGCGTGTTCAGTCGATCTACTGATTATTAACAATGCTGACCAGGGGATCAGGTACCTGCAGGTCTGACAACATGCCCAATAGGCTCCTGAGCAGACTACGATCCACTGTCTCCCCGTTCCGCTCCTGTTCTACCTGCTCCAGAATGCCATCGACTGTCCGCTTCTGCACCGCACTGTCACTTACAATGTGGGTACGGAACAGCTCCAAGCCAGTGTCCCTGCAACGTACACCTAACATCAGCTTCCACAGAACACCTTAACAAATAGAGTGATTTGAATAAACTGTAGTTTTACCATATGGAGGGGAGAAGAGAGTTCTGAAGCACGTAGGTACGATCCAGGAAGAGAAAGATACTTCGGATCATTATCTATAAGGGAAAGTGAAAACAGTCTAAGCATTAGATGATTTGCAAAGCAAAGTGCTGTTTAAATATGTGAATGTGACAAACATCAAACCTTACAGTTTGTCTGCAGTGGTCCTGCCAGCAGCGATTCATTCGCTTAAGGAAGGAAAGGTTGTCCAAAGACTCTGTGAGATCCATGTTAAGGAAATTATCTGTCATTCACTCAAGTCATTCAACTAAAATATTGAATGACCATTCATCTcaggaaaaatatataatcaccTTGGATGAATATACATGTTTCAGTTGGCTTAATATGTATCTTACTTACTGTAGTTATTCACAATAAAAGGATATTCTCTGAACTGGTAGATCTGGGCTTGCACATGATCTTCACAGACCTGCCGTAGCTGCTTGTATAGCGTGGGGGAGACTTTATAGGAACACAGGTTCTCCACCGCCTTCCAGAAAACAAAGATTGTTAACAGCTCTATGCAAACAGCCAATGTCCCCCATATAAAAGTAGCAAACATAAAAGTAGAGATTCTTTTCAGACAGATGACCGAACTCAGGCAACTCACAGATTTCTGCAGGTGAACAGTAACCCTGACCTTAAATTAAACACTAGCACACAATACAAGTCTGTGTTGTATGATCTGCTGAAAGATCATGTGTTGAAAAACAAGTAACTACAAAGCATTTACTATGTCATGTTCTGTGGATTCTGACTGACAGTTTTCTACAATCCAACACTTCAAAATGTTAATCGAGGCCTGAGAAAAATCCTCACAAAGAATGGGTAAAGAAAGAAAGTCGGCAAACCTGATAGAGCTCCTCCAGGTTGTACTTTATAGAGGTGCTGTTCTGAATGGCTCCCACCGCATCTCGTAGCTTCAGCCATGTGTCTTCAGTGTAGTTCTCTGCTAGTTTTGGCCTGTCTGTTTCAAAAAGTCCGCAATAATGTTCATTTATATCCCCTCCACAACAGGAACGACACACTAACAACAACCCAATCATCCAAATGAAAATTA is part of the Pleuronectes platessa chromosome 1, fPlePla1.1, whole genome shotgun sequence genome and harbors:
- the cul4a gene encoding cullin-4A isoform X2, whose product is MAEDTRQDKRASFSAITEHSTNGMGRTSAVASGKSGASKKLVIKNFKDRPKLAENYTEDTWLKLRDAVGAIQNSTSIKYNLEELYQAVENLCSYKVSPTLYKQLRQVCEDHVQAQIYQFREESLDNLSFLKRMNRCWQDHCRQTIMIRSIFLFLDRTYVLQNSLLPSIWDTGLELFRTHIVSDSAVQKRTVDGILEQVEQERNGETVDRSLLRSLLGMLSDLQVYKDSFEERFLIETNRLYAAEGQRLMQERDVPEYLHHVARRLEEENDRILSYLDQSTQKPLISCVEKQLLGEHMTAMLQKGLGILLDENRVTELALLYQLFSKVKGGLPTLLQFWRDYIKTFGGEIVCTPEKDKDMVQDLLDFKDKMDNVAQSCFTRSEGFINAMKEAFETFINKRPNKPAELIAKYVDSKLRAGNKEATEEELERILDKIMIIFRFIHGKDVFEAFYKKDLAKRLLVGKSASVDAEKSMLSKLKHECGAAFTSKLEGMFKDMELSKDIMIQFKQNQSEPSNIELTVNILTMGYWPSYTPMEVHLPAEMVKLQEVFKLFYLGKHSGRKLQWQPTLGHAVLKAEFKEGKKELQVSLFQTLVLLMFNEGEEFSIDEIRAATGIEEGELKRTLQSLACGKARVLNKNPRGKDVEDGDRFNSNNDFKHKLFRIKINQIQMKETVEEQVSTTERVFQDRQYQIDAAVVRIMKMRKTLSHNLLVSELYNQLKFPVKPGDLKKRIESLIDRDYMERDKETPNQYHYVA
- the cul4a gene encoding cullin-4A isoform X1, producing MAEDTRQDKRASFSAITEHSTNGMGRTSAVASGKSGASKKLVIKNFKDRPKLAENYTEDTWLKLRDAVGAIQNSTSIKYNLEELYQAVENLCSYKVSPTLYKQLRQVCEDHVQAQIYQFREESLDNLSFLKRMNRCWQDHCRQTIMIRSIFLFLDRTYVLQNSLLPSIWDTGLELFRTHIVSDSAVQKRTVDGILEQVEQERNGETVDRSLLRSLLGMLSDLQVYKDSFEERFLIETNRLYAAEGQRLMQERDVPEYLHHVARRLEEENDRILSYLDQSTQKPLISCVEKQLLGEHMTAMLQKGLGILLDENRVTELALLYQLFSKVKGGLPTLLQFWRDYIKTFGGEIVCTPEKDKDMVQDLLDFKDKMDNVAQSCFTRSEGFINAMKEAFETFINKRPNKPAELIAKYVDSKLRAGNKEATEEELERILDKIMIIFRFIHGKDVFEAFYKKDLAKRLLVGKSASVDAEKSMLSKLKHECGAAFTSKLEGMFKDMELSKDIMIQFKQYMQNQSEPSNIELTVNILTMGYWPSYTPMEVHLPAEMVKLQEVFKLFYLGKHSGRKLQWQPTLGHAVLKAEFKEGKKELQVSLFQTLVLLMFNEGEEFSIDEIRAATGIEEGELKRTLQSLACGKARVLNKNPRGKDVEDGDRFNSNNDFKHKLFRIKINQIQMKETVEEQVSTTERVFQDRQYQIDAAVVRIMKMRKTLSHNLLVSELYNQLKFPVKPGDLKKRIESLIDRDYMERDKETPNQYHYVA